In Candidatus Palauibacter soopunensis, the genomic stretch TCGCCGTCTTGCCCACCCCCGGCTCGCCGATGAGTACGGGGTTGTTCTTCTTGCGGCGCGAGAGGACCTCCATCATGCGCTCGATCTCGCCCAGCCGGCCGATCGTCGGATCGAGCTTGCCCTGCTTTGCGAGTTGCGTGAGATCGCGGCAGAAATGGTCCAGCGCCGGGGTTTTCGACTTCTTGTCCCCCTTCGTGCCCGACGCACTCGAGGGATCGGAAACGGAGGCCGCGGCGGGCGCACCGCCGGCCGGCATATCCGTCCCGAGCAGCTTCAGCGTCTCGGCCCGCGCGCTGTCGAGTCCGATTCCGGCCTCTCCGAGCACCTTCGCCGCGAGCCCCTTCTCCTGGCGGAGGAGACCGAGCAGCAGGTGCTCCGTGCCCACGTAGGTGTGGTTGAGTTCCTCCGTTTCGGCCATCGCGTGCTCGAGCACGTTCTTCGCCTGCGTCGTGTAGGGGAGTTCGCCGATCGACGAACTGCTCTTCCCCGTCCGGATGTTCCCTTCCACGAGCTGCTTCAACTCGTCGAGATCGGCCGAGAGGTTGGCCAGAACCGCGGCCGCGACGCCTTCGCCTTCACGAATCAGGCCGAGGAGGATGTGCTCCGTGCCCACGTAATCGTGCTTGAGGCGGATGGCCTCCTCGCGCGCCATGGCGAGCACTTTCCGAACACGATCCGTGAAGTTGTAGTTCATCCGAGTCTCATGTGGCGTCGACCTGACGGTCGGCAGCGTGACTATCCCGCGCCATTCAGGGCTCTTCGAACGTAGCTCGCGCGGAACGCGTCCGCATCCGCCTCGTCGAGCCGGCGCCCCGCCGCGCGCGCGAGATGTGCGGTCTGGGCGTGGATCATCATGCGGCTGATCACGTCTACCCGGGGTGTTTTTAGAAGTTTCAGCGAGATGCCGAGCCGGACCCCGGAGAGGAGGTTCATCATCTCTTCGAAGGGCAGACTCCTTGCGTGACACAGGATCCCGTAGGCTCGCCAGACCTTGTCCTCGAGCACGTTCGGCGCCTCGCGCAGCAGCACGGCCCGCGCCTGCTTCTCGTATCCGATGACGCGGCCGACCAGGCGTTCGAGCTGGTCGATCAGATCCTCCTCCGTCTTGCCCAGTGTCGTCTGATTCGAGATCTGAAACAGGTTTCCCACGATCCTCGAACCCTCTCCGTATAGACCCCGATAGGTGACGCCGAGTTGCCCCATCCCCTCCAGCACCTTGCGGATCTGACGGGTGAGGACGAGACCGGGCAGATGGATGAAGACGGAAGCCCGCAGCCCGGTTCCTACATTGGTCGGACACGAGGTCAGGAAGCCGAACTCCTGATGGAAGGCGTACGGGAGACGTGCGCCGATCTCCTCGTCGAGCTGATCGAGGTCTCGCCAGGCGGCCGCGAGCTGGAAACCCCCGCGCAGCGTCTGCAGCCGGAGGTGATCCTCTTCGTTCACCATCATCCCGAGCGCGCGCGTCCGGGAAAGGGCAAGACCCGAGCCGCGACGCGGTCCGGTTTCGGGCCCGCCGATGAGTTCCTTGCTTACGAGGCGCCGCTCGAGCAGGAGGAGGCGATCGACCGGGTCGAGACGGGAGATCTCCCAGAAATCGACCTCTTCGAGCACGCCCGCCGCATCCGTCGCCGCCCGCGCCTTCTCGAGCAGGGCTTCTCGCTCGTCGCCGGTCGCGTGCGCGGAGAACGAGTAACCCTGGAGGTTGCGGGCGAGGCGTACGCGACTCGAGACGACGATATCGCCATCGGGGCCCTCTTCATCCAACCAGTCGAGACCGTGAGTTCCAATGGGCGGCGCGGCCGCCGGCCCGTTCGTCACGAGACCTCCGTCAGCGCGTGGATCGCGTCTCTGAGGTCCGCCGCGGATTCGAAATCCTCGATCTCCACGGCGCGCTCAAGCCGTCTCCTTAGGGTGGAGAGGCGGACCTGCTCCGGGTCCGCGTCGGGGGCCGTACTCACGTACACCTTCCCCATGTGCTGCGAAGAGCCGTGCACGCGGCGGAGGAGCGCGCGGAGCTGGCGGTGGAACTGCGCGTAGCACTGCGGACAACCCAGCCTCCCCGATTTGCGGAAGTCGCCTGCGCCGGTGCCGCAGTATTCGCAAGCCTCGCCGGACTCGTCGAACAGGTTGTCCCCGGCGCTCCCGCCGAGGTGCGCGAGCAGATCCGCCATGGGCGCGGATCCGCCGCCGGCCGCCACACCCTTCAACGTCGCGCAGGTCGAGCAGAGATTGAGCGTGCGCATCTCGTCGTTCTCAATCTCGGTAAGGGTGATCTTCGCCTTGCGCTCTCCGCAGTTTTCGCAGTCCATCCCGTTTCTCCGTTACCTCGCCCGGCGCTTCATCGCGCCGCGACGAGTCCGCCGCTCTCGATGCGGAGCACCCGACTCGCGCGTCCCGCCAGTTCGCGGCTGTGCGTCACGACGACCAGAGCCGCGCCGTGCCCGTCCACCAGCTCGAACAGCAGATCGTGCAGGCGCAGCGTCGCCTCCGCGTCCAGGTTTCCGGACGGCTCGTCCGCCAACACGAGCGGGGGCGCGTTCGCCAGCGCCCGCGCCACCGCGACCCGCTGCTGTTCGCCGCCGGAGAGCCGGCGCGGCCGGTGGCTCGCCCGTTCCGACAGCCCGACTTGAGCCAGCAGTTCGGCGGCCCGGTCGCGGGCTTCCTCCCGCGATGCCCCGGCGATCAACCGCGGCAGCATCACGTTCTCCAGCGCCGTGAAGTCGCGCAGCAGGTGATGGAACTGAAACACGAAGCCGACGAACCGGTTCCTCAACTCGGCCAGCCGCTCCCCCTCCAGTTCCGACACCCGCTCGCCCCCGAGCCAGACATCTCCCTCCGTCGGCCGGTCGAGGGCGCCGAGCAAATGTAGCAGCGTGGACTTCCCCGACCCACTCGGACCCACGATCGCGAGGGCGTCCCCCGGGGCCACGGTCAGGTCGATCGCCTTCAGGACGGGGAGGAGGCCGCCATCCGGGCTCGGAAAGGTCCGCTCGAGTCCCACCGCCCGCACCGCGGCCGGCGGGACTCCCCCGCGCTCCGCCGTCATTCGTGCCGGATGGCGTCGACCGGCGCGAGCGCCGCGGCCTTTCGCGCCGGATAGATCGTGGCCAGGTAGGAGATGAGCAGCGAGCCGACGACAATCAGCGTGACATCGAGGGGCGCGAGCGAGATCGGCAGCCGGTCGATGAAGTAGACATCGCTCGGGAGCGTGATGAACTCGTAGCGGGTCAGCGCCCAGGCCAGGATGGCCCCGAGGACGGCCCCGAGCGTTGTGCCCACGACGCCGATGAACAGCCCCATGTTGGTGAATACTCTTCCGACGCCCCGGGCCGTCACCCCCATCGAGCGGAGGATCCCGATCTCGCGCGTCCGGTCGGCGACCATCATCACGAGCGTCGAGACGATGTTGAAGGAAGCGACGAGGACGATGAGGATGAGGACGACGGCCATGCCGAGCTTCTCGAGGCGCAGC encodes the following:
- a CDS encoding protein arginine kinase gives rise to the protein MTNGPAAAPPIGTHGLDWLDEEGPDGDIVVSSRVRLARNLQGYSFSAHATGDEREALLEKARAATDAAGVLEEVDFWEISRLDPVDRLLLLERRLVSKELIGGPETGPRRGSGLALSRTRALGMMVNEEDHLRLQTLRGGFQLAAAWRDLDQLDEEIGARLPYAFHQEFGFLTSCPTNVGTGLRASVFIHLPGLVLTRQIRKVLEGMGQLGVTYRGLYGEGSRIVGNLFQISNQTTLGKTEEDLIDQLERLVGRVIGYEKQARAVLLREAPNVLEDKVWRAYGILCHARSLPFEEMMNLLSGVRLGISLKLLKTPRVDVISRMMIHAQTAHLARAAGRRLDEADADAFRASYVRRALNGAG
- a CDS encoding UvrB/UvrC motif-containing protein — protein: MDCENCGERKAKITLTEIENDEMRTLNLCSTCATLKGVAAGGGSAPMADLLAHLGGSAGDNLFDESGEACEYCGTGAGDFRKSGRLGCPQCYAQFHRQLRALLRRVHGSSQHMGKVYVSTAPDADPEQVRLSTLRRRLERAVEIEDFESAADLRDAIHALTEVS
- a CDS encoding ABC transporter ATP-binding protein, with the protein product MTAERGGVPPAAVRAVGLERTFPSPDGGLLPVLKAIDLTVAPGDALAIVGPSGSGKSTLLHLLGALDRPTEGDVWLGGERVSELEGERLAELRNRFVGFVFQFHHLLRDFTALENVMLPRLIAGASREEARDRAAELLAQVGLSERASHRPRRLSGGEQQRVAVARALANAPPLVLADEPSGNLDAEATLRLHDLLFELVDGHGAALVVVTHSRELAGRASRVLRIESGGLVAAR